From a single Arachis hypogaea cultivar Tifrunner chromosome 3, arahy.Tifrunner.gnm2.J5K5, whole genome shotgun sequence genomic region:
- the LOC112734049 gene encoding L-type lectin-domain containing receptor kinase IV.1-like → MSLKLAAVTLLLVEVAAGGDTSFIFNGFQSSQYNLTILAELTSNGLLKLTNGESLQEGHAVYSSPVVFKNSSNNGSAFSFSTSFVFAIRPQAAELSGQGIMFVVYPATKSLTGLPAQYFGVFDKNSVGNSSNHVFGVELDTSMSAEFEDINDNHVGIDINDLKSAASAVAGYHNDDGIFNALRLASGNPMQVWVEYDGMNKHINVTLAPINIDKPKQALLSLTKDLSPILEENMYVGFSSSTGMGTASQYILGWSFEINGQSQPLELSQLPKLPRKGDNKHKGYKKVVLAVALPMISLMLVLLVTLTVNHVIKRKKFSEQLEDWEQECGPSRFRYKDLYLATKGFREKELLGRGGFGKVYKGVIVIAASKAEIAVKRVSHESKQGVREFVAEVVSIGRLRHRNLVPLRGYCRRKGELLLVYDYMPNGSLDKYLFNKPKLTLNWSQRFRIIKGVASALLYLHEGWEQVVVHRDIKASNVLLDAEMNGRLGDFGLARLHDHGSNPQTTHVAGTFGYMAPEHIRTGKATTISDVFGFGAFLLEVACGRRPTEKTEEWLDNANLADWVYDCWKKGGILEAKDQNLSTDSETEEVELVLKLGLFCSQSEPTARPSMHQVMHYLEREVPLPHLSLLSLPSTFRHHTQDLPNPASPDRLLLQTSVVESILSGGR, encoded by the coding sequence ATGTCTCTGAAGCTTGCTGCAGTGACACTTTTGCTGGTGGAAGTGGCAGCCGGTGGAGATACCAGTTTCATCTTTAATGGATTCCAATCATCACAGTATAATCTTACTATTTTAGCTGAGCTCACTTCCAATGGCCTACTCAAACTCACCAATGGTGAGTCCCTGCAAGAAGGACATGCTGTGTATTCATCCCCTGTGGTTTTCAAGAACAGCTCCAACAACGGTAGCGCCTTTTCTTTCTCCACCTCTTTTGTATTTGCCATAAGACCTCAGGCTGCTGAACTCAGTGGTCAAGGTATTATGTTTGTGGTTTATCCAGCAACAAAAAGTCTAACTGGTCTTCCAGCCCAGTACTTTGGTGTCTTCGATAAGAATAGCGTGGGTAACAGCAGCAACCATGTTTTCGGCGTGGAGCTTGATACTTCTATGAGCGCGGAGTTTGAGGATATCAACGACAACCATGTTGGGATTGATATCAATGACTTGAAGTCAGCAGCATCGGCAGTTGCAGGATATCATAACGATGATGGTATTTTCAATGCTTTGAGACTTGCTAGTGGCAACCCTATGCAGGTATGGGTGGAATATGATGGGATGAATAAACACATTAATGTTACTTTGGCACCAATCAACATTGATAAACCAAAACAAGCTTTGCTATCGTTGACCAAAGACCTTTCTCCAATTCTTGAAGAGAATATGTATGTTGGCTTCTCTTCCTCCACGGGTATGGGTACTGCTTCGCAATACATTCTGGGTTGGAGTTTTGAGATCAATGGCCAGTCTCAGCCACTTGAACTATCTCAACTCCCAAAGTTGCCTAGGAAAGGTGATAATAAACATAAAGGGTATAAGAAGGTGGTCTTGGCAGTTGCATTGCCTATGATATCACTCATGTTGGTTCTCTTGGTGACTTTAACAGTTAATCATGTCATCAAAAGGAAGAAGTTTTCTGAGCAACTTGAAGACTGGGAGCAAGAATGTGGTCCTAGTAGATTCAGGTATAAAGATCTCTACTTGGCTACAAAGGGGTTCAGGGAGAAGGAGCTATTAGGAAGGGGCGGATTTGGTAAGGTCTACAAAGGTGTGATAGTGATAGCAGCTTCCAAAGCTGAGATTGCAGTAAAGAGGGTATCCCATGAGTCCAAACAAGGTGTAAGGGAATTTGTGGCAGAAGTTGTGAGCATTGGCCGTCTTCGCCATAGGAATCTGGTTCCCCTTCGAGGATATTGCAGGCGCAAAGGAGAGTTGCTTTTGGTCTATGACTACATGCCAAATGGGAGTTTAGACAAGTATCTCTTTAACAAACCAAAACTGACCCTTAATTGGAGCCAGAGATTTAGAATCATCAAAGGAGTTGCTTCGGCTTTGCTCTATTTGCATGAAGGATGGGAGCAAGTTGTGGTCCATAGAGACATAAAGGCCAGCAATGTGCTACTGGATGCAGAAATGAATGGTAGATTAGGGGACTTTGGTCTTGCAAGGTTGCATGACCATGGAAGCAATCCTCAAACTACTCATGTTGCCGGAACTTTCGGGTATATGGCCCCTGAGCATATCAGAACAGGTAAGGCCACTACAATATCTGATGTATTCGGTTTTGGTGCATTTCTACTTGAGGTTGCTTGCGGAAGAAGGCCCACGGAGAAAACAGAGGAATGGCTTGACAATGCAAATCTTGCTGATTGGGTGTATGATTGCTGGAAGAAAGGTGGGATTCTTGAGGCAAAGGATCAAAATTTGAGCACAGATTCAGAGACAGAGGAGGTGGAATTGGTGCTGAAACTTGGTTTGTTTTGCTCCCAGTCAGAGCCTACGGCTAGGCCGAGCATGCACCAAGTTATGCATTACTTAGAAAGGGAAGTTCCTTTGCCACATTTATCTTTGCTTAGCTTACCTTCCACATTCAGACACCATACTCAAGACTTGCCGAATCCGGCTTCCCCGGATAGGCTGTTGCTCCAGACTTCAGTTGTTGAATCAATTCTCTCAGGTGGTCGATGA
- the LOC112734051 gene encoding probable serine/threonine-protein kinase PBL3 isoform X1: MGNCLDSSAKVDAAHSSRTSTSGLISTTPGISKASRSSAASSLSILSHNGTSDSSSSSASALPTPRSEGEILSSPNLKSFAFNELKSATRNFRPDSLLGEGGFGYVYKGWLDEHTFTASKPGSGMVVAVKKLKPEGFQGHKEWLTEVNYLGQLHHHNLVKLIGYCVEGEDRLLVYEFMPKGSLENHLFRRGPQPLSWSLRMKVAIGAARGLTFLHNAKSQVIYRDFKASNILLDAEFNAKLSDFGLAKAGPTGDRTHVSTEVMGTRGYAAPEYVATGRLTAKSDVYSFGVVLLELLSGRRAVDRTKAGVEQDLVDWAKPYLGDKRRLFRIMDTKLEGQYPQKGAYMAATLALKCLDREAKLRPPMTEVLETLEQIEVPKTAARNSQSGQNRVHVPPSPRKSPGQNLSPMNVTRTSYPLPPCRESPHVH; encoded by the exons ATGGGTAACTGCCTAGATTCCTCAGCAAAAGTGGATGCTGCTCACAGTTCAAGGACTTCCACTTCTG GACTAATTTCAACAACGCCAGGGATTTCGAAAGCGAGTCGCTCCTCTGCAGCTTCAAGCTTATCCATCTTGTCACACAATGGAACCAGtgattcttcatcttcatctgcaTCTGCTCTTCCCACGCCGCGCTCGGAGGGCGAAATCTTGTCTTCTCCGAATCTCAAGTCCTTCGCATTCAACGAACTGAAGAGCGCCACAAGGAACTTTCGTCCGGATAGTCTCCTTGGTGAGGGAGGATTTGGCTATGTTTATAAGGGGTGGCTTGATGAACACACTTTTACAGCTTCTAAACCAGGATCAGGAATGGTTGTTGCTGTCAAGAAACTTAAGCCTGAAGGTTTTCAAGGTCATAAGGAGTGGTTG ACTGAAGTTAATTACCTGGGACAACTTCACCATCATAACCTGGTTAAGCTAATTGGCTACTGCGTGGAGGGGGAAGATCGGCTGTTGGTGTATGAGTTCATGCCCAAAGGGAGCTTAGAGAATCATCTGTTTAGAA GAGGACCACAGCCACTTTCTTGGTCACTTAGGATGAAAGTGGCCATTGGTGCTGCCAGAGGTCTAACTTTTCTTCACAATGCCAAATCACAAGTCATATACCGCGATTTTAAAGCTTCGAATATCCTACTAGATGCT GAGTTCAATGCAAAACTCTCTGATTTTGGCTTAGCCAAGGCTGGTCCTACTGGAGATAGAACTCATGTCTCTACTGAAGTTATGGGTACTCGTGGATATGCAGCACCTGAATATGTAGCAACAG GGCGGTTGACAGCCAAAAGTGATGTATATAGCTTTGGGGTTGTATTGCTTGAGCTTTTGTCTGGAAGACGTGCTGTTGATAGAACAAAAGCCGGTGTCGAGCAGGACCTTGTAGACTGGGCAAAACCGTATCTAGGTGACAAAAGAAGACTATTTAGGATTATGGACACCAAGCTTGAGGGTCAATACCCACAGAAAGGAGCCTACATGGCTGCTACTCTTGCTTTAAAATGCCTTGATCGTGAAGCCAAGTTAAGGCCGCCAATGACAGAGGTTTTAGAAACCCTCGAGCAGATAGAAGTCCCCAAAACTGCAGCGCGAAACTCTCAATCAGGGCAGAACAGAGTACATGTTCCTCCAAGCCCAAGGAAGTCTCCTGGACAGAATCTGTCCCCCATGAATGTTACTCGAACTTCATACCCATTGCCGCCTTGCCGAGAATCCCCTCATGTACACTAA
- the LOC112734051 gene encoding probable serine/threonine-protein kinase PBL3 isoform X3, giving the protein MGNCLDSSAKVDAAHSSRTSTSASRSSAASSLSILSHNGTSDSSSSSASALPTPRSEGEILSSPNLKSFAFNELKSATRNFRPDSLLGEGGFGYVYKGWLDEHTFTASKPGSGMVVAVKKLKPEGFQGHKEWLTEVNYLGQLHHHNLVKLIGYCVEGEDRLLVYEFMPKGSLENHLFRRGPQPLSWSLRMKVAIGAARGLTFLHNAKSQVIYRDFKASNILLDAEFNAKLSDFGLAKAGPTGDRTHVSTEVMGTRGYAAPEYVATGRLTAKSDVYSFGVVLLELLSGRRAVDRTKAGVEQDLVDWAKPYLGDKRRLFRIMDTKLEGQYPQKGAYMAATLALKCLDREAKLRPPMTEVLETLEQIEVPKTAARNSQSGQNRVHVPPSPRKSPGQNLSPMNVTRTSYPLPPCRESPHVH; this is encoded by the exons ATGGGTAACTGCCTAGATTCCTCAGCAAAAGTGGATGCTGCTCACAGTTCAAGGACTTCCACTTCTG CGAGTCGCTCCTCTGCAGCTTCAAGCTTATCCATCTTGTCACACAATGGAACCAGtgattcttcatcttcatctgcaTCTGCTCTTCCCACGCCGCGCTCGGAGGGCGAAATCTTGTCTTCTCCGAATCTCAAGTCCTTCGCATTCAACGAACTGAAGAGCGCCACAAGGAACTTTCGTCCGGATAGTCTCCTTGGTGAGGGAGGATTTGGCTATGTTTATAAGGGGTGGCTTGATGAACACACTTTTACAGCTTCTAAACCAGGATCAGGAATGGTTGTTGCTGTCAAGAAACTTAAGCCTGAAGGTTTTCAAGGTCATAAGGAGTGGTTG ACTGAAGTTAATTACCTGGGACAACTTCACCATCATAACCTGGTTAAGCTAATTGGCTACTGCGTGGAGGGGGAAGATCGGCTGTTGGTGTATGAGTTCATGCCCAAAGGGAGCTTAGAGAATCATCTGTTTAGAA GAGGACCACAGCCACTTTCTTGGTCACTTAGGATGAAAGTGGCCATTGGTGCTGCCAGAGGTCTAACTTTTCTTCACAATGCCAAATCACAAGTCATATACCGCGATTTTAAAGCTTCGAATATCCTACTAGATGCT GAGTTCAATGCAAAACTCTCTGATTTTGGCTTAGCCAAGGCTGGTCCTACTGGAGATAGAACTCATGTCTCTACTGAAGTTATGGGTACTCGTGGATATGCAGCACCTGAATATGTAGCAACAG GGCGGTTGACAGCCAAAAGTGATGTATATAGCTTTGGGGTTGTATTGCTTGAGCTTTTGTCTGGAAGACGTGCTGTTGATAGAACAAAAGCCGGTGTCGAGCAGGACCTTGTAGACTGGGCAAAACCGTATCTAGGTGACAAAAGAAGACTATTTAGGATTATGGACACCAAGCTTGAGGGTCAATACCCACAGAAAGGAGCCTACATGGCTGCTACTCTTGCTTTAAAATGCCTTGATCGTGAAGCCAAGTTAAGGCCGCCAATGACAGAGGTTTTAGAAACCCTCGAGCAGATAGAAGTCCCCAAAACTGCAGCGCGAAACTCTCAATCAGGGCAGAACAGAGTACATGTTCCTCCAAGCCCAAGGAAGTCTCCTGGACAGAATCTGTCCCCCATGAATGTTACTCGAACTTCATACCCATTGCCGCCTTGCCGAGAATCCCCTCATGTACACTAA
- the LOC112734051 gene encoding probable serine/threonine-protein kinase PBL3 isoform X2: MGNCLDSSAKVDAAHSSRTSTSGISKASRSSAASSLSILSHNGTSDSSSSSASALPTPRSEGEILSSPNLKSFAFNELKSATRNFRPDSLLGEGGFGYVYKGWLDEHTFTASKPGSGMVVAVKKLKPEGFQGHKEWLTEVNYLGQLHHHNLVKLIGYCVEGEDRLLVYEFMPKGSLENHLFRRGPQPLSWSLRMKVAIGAARGLTFLHNAKSQVIYRDFKASNILLDAEFNAKLSDFGLAKAGPTGDRTHVSTEVMGTRGYAAPEYVATGRLTAKSDVYSFGVVLLELLSGRRAVDRTKAGVEQDLVDWAKPYLGDKRRLFRIMDTKLEGQYPQKGAYMAATLALKCLDREAKLRPPMTEVLETLEQIEVPKTAARNSQSGQNRVHVPPSPRKSPGQNLSPMNVTRTSYPLPPCRESPHVH; encoded by the exons ATGGGTAACTGCCTAGATTCCTCAGCAAAAGTGGATGCTGCTCACAGTTCAAGGACTTCCACTTCTG GGATTTCGAAAGCGAGTCGCTCCTCTGCAGCTTCAAGCTTATCCATCTTGTCACACAATGGAACCAGtgattcttcatcttcatctgcaTCTGCTCTTCCCACGCCGCGCTCGGAGGGCGAAATCTTGTCTTCTCCGAATCTCAAGTCCTTCGCATTCAACGAACTGAAGAGCGCCACAAGGAACTTTCGTCCGGATAGTCTCCTTGGTGAGGGAGGATTTGGCTATGTTTATAAGGGGTGGCTTGATGAACACACTTTTACAGCTTCTAAACCAGGATCAGGAATGGTTGTTGCTGTCAAGAAACTTAAGCCTGAAGGTTTTCAAGGTCATAAGGAGTGGTTG ACTGAAGTTAATTACCTGGGACAACTTCACCATCATAACCTGGTTAAGCTAATTGGCTACTGCGTGGAGGGGGAAGATCGGCTGTTGGTGTATGAGTTCATGCCCAAAGGGAGCTTAGAGAATCATCTGTTTAGAA GAGGACCACAGCCACTTTCTTGGTCACTTAGGATGAAAGTGGCCATTGGTGCTGCCAGAGGTCTAACTTTTCTTCACAATGCCAAATCACAAGTCATATACCGCGATTTTAAAGCTTCGAATATCCTACTAGATGCT GAGTTCAATGCAAAACTCTCTGATTTTGGCTTAGCCAAGGCTGGTCCTACTGGAGATAGAACTCATGTCTCTACTGAAGTTATGGGTACTCGTGGATATGCAGCACCTGAATATGTAGCAACAG GGCGGTTGACAGCCAAAAGTGATGTATATAGCTTTGGGGTTGTATTGCTTGAGCTTTTGTCTGGAAGACGTGCTGTTGATAGAACAAAAGCCGGTGTCGAGCAGGACCTTGTAGACTGGGCAAAACCGTATCTAGGTGACAAAAGAAGACTATTTAGGATTATGGACACCAAGCTTGAGGGTCAATACCCACAGAAAGGAGCCTACATGGCTGCTACTCTTGCTTTAAAATGCCTTGATCGTGAAGCCAAGTTAAGGCCGCCAATGACAGAGGTTTTAGAAACCCTCGAGCAGATAGAAGTCCCCAAAACTGCAGCGCGAAACTCTCAATCAGGGCAGAACAGAGTACATGTTCCTCCAAGCCCAAGGAAGTCTCCTGGACAGAATCTGTCCCCCATGAATGTTACTCGAACTTCATACCCATTGCCGCCTTGCCGAGAATCCCCTCATGTACACTAA